One genomic region from Magallana gigas chromosome 3, xbMagGiga1.1, whole genome shotgun sequence encodes:
- the LOC117680996 gene encoding uncharacterized protein: MSVKKKEATRKNIVKRTGGGPPPDLGFKPWELDVLSLIPEETISGIEGAVDTAQKPSPSENEAGCSRSNQATESSIVEQPFVIKEVELPEFETETAPEEPPEEGEKINSDRRILKPSSHKKKKAPKDQLMGELVEIKRRRVEIEERKALAFERIASALEMKKK, translated from the exons ATGTcggtgaaaaaaaaagaagccaCAAGAAAGAATATTGTGAAGAGGACTGGGGGCGGGCCTCCACCTGATTTAGGTTTCAAACCCTGGGAGTTGGAT GTTCTTTCCCTGATCCCAGAGGAAACCATTTCGGGTATCGAAGGGGCTGTTGATACGGCGCAAAAACCGAGCCCTTCTGAGAATGAAGCAG gatgtTCCAGGTCCAATCAAGCCACCGAAAGTTCGATCGTTGAACAACCTTTTGTCA TCAAAGAAGTTGAATTGCCAGAATTTGAAACGGAGACAGCCCCAGAAGAGCCACCAGAAGAGGGAGAGAAAATCAACAGTGACAGGAGAATCTTGAAACCATCGTCCC ataaaaagAAGAAGGCGCCAAAGGATCAACTAATGGGTGAACTTGTGGAAATAAAACGACGTCGTGTTGAAATCGAAGAGAGAAAAGCGCTGGCTTTTGAACGAATTGCCTCAGCAttagaaatgaagaaaaaataa
- the LOC117680995 gene encoding putative nuclease HARBI1 isoform X2 has protein sequence MATLLIIQRRERRRLRRERVFLDRNNALESMQDIDLINRYRFPRHVILDIVSKVDEYVARPTRRVHAIPTYIQVLVTLRYVAKADFFSEVGDLHSISRSSVCRIIHNVCYAINATIDNIDFPERVCEMRSIKTDFHEIAHIPNCIGAVDGTLIPIKGMTGPEEFAFLHINARYPGSTHDAYVLTNSGLPDRVQSLPEGGWLLGDSGYPLRTWLLTPYQSPSNRREEKFNDSHGKTRVVVERAFGVLKARFRCLHQSGGVLPFSPIKCSRIIEICFRLHNIALKGKIPLQDRGRVVNYHQNMLFGDNAPVLANQTREQVASLL, from the exons ATGGCGACCTTGCTCATTATACAAAGGCGAGAGCGAAGACGTTTAAGGAGGGAAAGGGTGTTTCTAGACAGAAATAATGCCTTAGAAAGTATGCAAGACATCGACCTAATCAACAGATATCGCTTCCCAAGACATGTCATTCTTGATATTGTGTCCAAAGTAGATGAATACGTGGCAAGGCCCACGCGTAGGGTTCATGCTATACCTACATACATTCAG GTACTTGTCACACTAAGATACGTGGCTAAAGCTGACTTTTTCTCTGAAGTTGGGGATTTGCACAGCATTTCGAGGTCATCTGTGTGCCGTATAATTCATAATG TTTGCTATGCTATCAATGCAACCATAGACAACATAGACTTTCCGGAAAGGGTGTGTGAAATGCGATCCATCAAAACGGATTTTCATGAAATTGCTCACATACCAAACTGCATCGGTGCTGTTGATGGGACGCTCATTCCAATAAAAGGAATGACTGGCCCCGAGGAATTTGC ATTCCTACACATCAATGCCCGCTACCCTGGATCAACCCACGATGCATACGTGCTCACAAACTCCGGACTTCCTGATCGAGTCCAGTCTCTTCCAGAGGGTGGCTGGTTGCTCGGGGACTCAGGATACCCATTACGCACGTGGTTGCTGACTCCCTATCAGTCCCCAAGCAACAGGAGGGAGGAGAAATTCAATGACAGCCATGGAAAAACAAGAGTGGTGGTTGAGAGGGCATTTGGCGTTTTAAAGGCTAGGTTTAG GTGCTTACATCAGTCTGGGGGTGTTCTTCCATTTTCGCCAATTAAGTGCTCCAGAATAATAGAAATATGCTTTAGACTTCATAACATTGCATTGAAAGGAAAAATTCCATTACAAGACAGAGGACGAGTAGTGAATTACCACCAAAACATGTTGTTTGGGGACAACGCACCTGTTCTGGCTAATCAGACAAGAGAGCAAGTTGCAAGCTTGCTTTGA
- the LOC117680995 gene encoding putative nuclease HARBI1 isoform X1, which produces MATLLIIQRRERRRLRRERVFLDRNNALESMQDIDLINRYRFPRHVILDIVSKVDEYVARPTRRVHAIPTYIQVLVTLRYVAKADFFSEVGDLHSISRSSVCRIIHNVCYAINATIDNIDFPERVCEMRSIKTDFHEIAHIPNCIGAVDGTLIPIKGMTGPEEFAYVCRKNFHALNIQAVADANMRFLHINARYPGSTHDAYVLTNSGLPDRVQSLPEGGWLLGDSGYPLRTWLLTPYQSPSNRREEKFNDSHGKTRVVVERAFGVLKARFRCLHQSGGVLPFSPIKCSRIIEICFRLHNIALKGKIPLQDRGRVVNYHQNMLFGDNAPVLANQTREQVASLL; this is translated from the exons ATGGCGACCTTGCTCATTATACAAAGGCGAGAGCGAAGACGTTTAAGGAGGGAAAGGGTGTTTCTAGACAGAAATAATGCCTTAGAAAGTATGCAAGACATCGACCTAATCAACAGATATCGCTTCCCAAGACATGTCATTCTTGATATTGTGTCCAAAGTAGATGAATACGTGGCAAGGCCCACGCGTAGGGTTCATGCTATACCTACATACATTCAG GTACTTGTCACACTAAGATACGTGGCTAAAGCTGACTTTTTCTCTGAAGTTGGGGATTTGCACAGCATTTCGAGGTCATCTGTGTGCCGTATAATTCATAATG TTTGCTATGCTATCAATGCAACCATAGACAACATAGACTTTCCGGAAAGGGTGTGTGAAATGCGATCCATCAAAACGGATTTTCATGAAATTGCTCACATACCAAACTGCATCGGTGCTGTTGATGGGACGCTCATTCCAATAAAAGGAATGACTGGCCCCGAGGAATTTGCGTACGTTTGTAGGAAAAACTTTCACGCATTAAACATCCAAGCGGTAGCTGATGCCAACATGAG ATTCCTACACATCAATGCCCGCTACCCTGGATCAACCCACGATGCATACGTGCTCACAAACTCCGGACTTCCTGATCGAGTCCAGTCTCTTCCAGAGGGTGGCTGGTTGCTCGGGGACTCAGGATACCCATTACGCACGTGGTTGCTGACTCCCTATCAGTCCCCAAGCAACAGGAGGGAGGAGAAATTCAATGACAGCCATGGAAAAACAAGAGTGGTGGTTGAGAGGGCATTTGGCGTTTTAAAGGCTAGGTTTAG GTGCTTACATCAGTCTGGGGGTGTTCTTCCATTTTCGCCAATTAAGTGCTCCAGAATAATAGAAATATGCTTTAGACTTCATAACATTGCATTGAAAGGAAAAATTCCATTACAAGACAGAGGACGAGTAGTGAATTACCACCAAAACATGTTGTTTGGGGACAACGCACCTGTTCTGGCTAATCAGACAAGAGAGCAAGTTGCAAGCTTGCTTTGA